GCTTAACAATATTTGTACTTGGGAATATTGTACCTGGTACCAAACCTGATCCGGACGTCACACAGGATGTCGTTGCAACGGCCTGCGGTTGAAAATGCTGCGTGGTTTGTTGCATCACAGGTGCTGGGGTGGGAATTACGGACTTGACAGTGTTGACAGAGCCAGATGGATGACAGGAAACTGGCTGTGCTATGGAGTTgacaggtggaggagaagaaacatGGACCAACCCAAGGTTTACCGttgagggtggaggaggtgggacaGGTGGGGCTGGTAGGGCAGGGTGGGGCAGGTGGGGCTGGTAGGGCAGGTGGGGCTGGTAGGGCAGGTGGGGCTGGTAGGGCGGGTGGGGCTGGCTGTGCCGGGGTAGGCTGTACTGGGGTAGGCTGTGTTGGGGTAGGCTGTGTCGGAGTAGGCTGTGCCAGGGTGGGCGCCTGCGTGGAAATTGGCCATGACTGCTGCTGTTTAGGAGTAACACTATGGGAGGTATTTACAGGTGTGATGAGCAGATTCGCTCCACTTGTTTGAGGTATTGAGATATTTTCTTtgctatcactctcactctcacactgcACACTATTGGAACTGGATTCATCGCCTCTGCCTGTGCCACTGTTCCCTATGGCCTCGTCTATCATGTCCGTCAGGCTGAACTGCCCACCATTGTTATATATGGAGCACAGCTTGCAGTAGATGGGTGTGAACTTGATGTACTCACACAGCTTCCTGTAACACTGCAGGATGAGCTTGATCTGGACATTGTCAACATACATGCCATAGTCCTTACACCAGCTGCAGGTGGGCTTGAGCCTCTTCTTGCCCCCAAGGCACTTCCTGCACACATGGTGTTGGCAGGTGGTTTCCGTGGGGGTCAAGGGCTCGCTCAGCAGCTGGCCGCAGACGGTACACGAAAGGGACTGGCGCAGGTAAGGCAGCAACTTATACAGCTCTGTCCAGCTCTCGCGGTTCTCTGGCTCTGCTTGCATGACCAGCCGGCAAGTGGTCACGTAGAGGCTCGTCGCGTTCATCTTCCTTGGCCTTTCATCGGGTCGCCGCCGCGTTCAGTGAGCCGAGGAGAGGCGCTCAGAAAAGCCCGAGATTCGAAGCATCGTcgcccttcgccttcgccttcgccttcgccttggCTCTCGCAtccttgtaaacaaaacaaaggtGAGCGGCGACGGCCCAAAGGGGGCGCAGGGAGGATCGGGAACGACTACAGCGCGCGTTGATACCATACAGAGGATCCAAATGCAGCAAGAAGGGATTTCGAATGCACTCTTGCTCGCCCTGGACAATAGACGGCTGGCCGTGGTAAACATCCTGGCGTCTATAGCTATCAGCATCACCACGGGAAGGGACAGAGggtcgagagagaggggaagatgaccTGAAtttatccccttttctccctcaagaAGGTCATGGCAGTCCCCCGACTTGACTCGAGGAGTCCCTTGAGGGATGTAGTTGAGGGCGAAGGATATTTCCGAGTCATCTGAAGGAACAAAAGGCGAGTGTTCTTGTTGAAAATGTAGCAAGTGGTTTTTAATTTTGGGATTCATTTACAGGAATTGTTCTTCACTTTTTTTAATCTAGCATTACAGGAAAGATTTTCAAGGGGTATTTGAGGATTGCATGGACCGCAAAAAGTTATCATCTCTTTCAGTCTTTAAGTGGGAAGTGGATTCTAACCTCAAAACGTTCAACAAGAGAAAAGTTGCAGCACTTGTGTTCCAGTGATTATatgttattaaattattatttgtaattatcGTTGCATAAGATAAAGGGTTATTGTTCCTAATATGATTTTTGGAATAAATGTGGGAAAAAGAAATGTAAGTGAttgtaaaatttataatattcatatatgttcgcTTACTAGCCAAAATAAATTGGTTAAGAAACTATATGTAGTCATTTATGGAATAATTAAGGTTATTGAAACTTAATTAGAAAAAGAGGGGTGCAATGaagactaaaaaatatatatcacctaGAATATATCTGTCATGCAGTGTTGTTGCAAAGTTCACTATACTGCACTTAGTTTGTGTTAGAAAATGTATCCATTTGTTCCAGAGTTAATAGCAGATATAGATAACTTATGCTGAAATTGTTTAAGATATTTAGATATTCTGgaatttatatttaattaaattATCATGCTTAAACTTTATTGTAAGTAATATCT
The sequence above is drawn from the Penaeus chinensis breed Huanghai No. 1 chromosome 33, ASM1920278v2, whole genome shotgun sequence genome and encodes:
- the LOC125043180 gene encoding LOW QUALITY PROTEIN: protein piccolo-like (The sequence of the model RefSeq protein was modified relative to this genomic sequence to represent the inferred CDS: deleted 1 base in 1 codon) gives rise to the protein MNATSLYVTTCRLVMQAEPENRESWTELYKLLPYLRQSLSCTVCGQLLSEPLTPTETTCQHHVCRKCLGGKKRLKPTCSWCKDYGMYVDNVQIKLILQCYRKLCEYIKFTPIYCKLCSIYNNGGQFSLTDMIDEAIGNSGTGRGDESSSNSVQCESESDSKENISIPQTSGANLLITPVNTSHSVTPKQQQSWPISTQAPTLAQPTPTQPTPTQPTPVQPTPAQPAPPALPAPPALPAPPALPAPPAPPCPTSPTCPTSSTLNGKPWVGPCFFSSTCQLHSTASFLSSIWLCQHCQVRNSHPSTCDATNHAAFSTAGRCNDICVTSGSGLVPGTIFPSTNIVKHSVIKEAPYPKHNSSVNNGSSMYSVMYADGDSTKITIKRKPPDMESTNKSVPVEPETIAPSTQELIKKPKPKPKPKPKRKGCRCGNATPTPGKLTCCGQRCPCYVEAKACIECRCRGCRNPHRPGGKKVRPVIPQLANIQIHQVQPVHGRSSASSIVSGTTTTSASSIMQTPISSATITNTTLPQTIRAVQAMQAVQAVHGVGTMQAVTGGVHQLISLGRGVVQAPLPQGLGVHPVAGLAVKPVSLALTSVPTQLLINDDRSTSNSASDTSDVEVDI